A genome region from Acinetobacter lwoffii includes the following:
- the radA gene encoding DNA repair protein RadA, whose amino-acid sequence MAKAKSVYRCEQCGADHPKWSGQCSECGEWNSLVEVTIAPAVTHRAQPKIGGGYAGQASSITTLNQVSVSHETRLPTGISEFDRVLGGGLVTGSVVLIGGDPGIGKSTILLQTATHMASAKNPALYVTGEESLSQVALRAQRLDLPTDQLKVMAETCVERICEVLAQQRPAVAILDSIQTLYTETLQSAPGGVSQIRESAALLTRFAKNSGTSLFLVGHVTKEGALAGPRVLEHMVDCVLYFEGQSDSRYRMIRAVKNRFGAVNELGVFGMTDKGLREVSNPSAIFLSRYDEAIPGSIVMISREGTRPLLVEVQALVDDAHGQPRRVALGLDQNRLNMLLAVMHRHGGVQTSGQDVYVNIVGGLKITETGSDLAVLLACASSIRGKALPQQLAVFGEVGLSGEIRPVPNGQERLKEAIKHGFKYIIVPRGNAPQKSIEGVQIIAVARLHEALSEAMALSDELN is encoded by the coding sequence ATGGCTAAAGCAAAAAGTGTGTATCGTTGTGAACAATGTGGTGCCGATCATCCAAAATGGTCGGGGCAGTGTTCTGAATGCGGGGAATGGAACAGCCTGGTTGAGGTAACCATTGCACCGGCAGTGACGCATCGTGCTCAGCCAAAAATTGGTGGTGGATATGCGGGCCAGGCGTCCAGCATCACGACTTTAAATCAGGTTTCAGTCTCTCATGAAACCCGTCTGCCGACGGGTATCAGCGAATTTGACCGGGTCTTGGGTGGCGGACTTGTCACTGGTTCGGTGGTCCTAATCGGCGGTGATCCCGGGATTGGTAAATCCACCATTTTGCTACAAACAGCCACGCACATGGCATCTGCCAAAAATCCGGCCCTGTATGTGACCGGTGAGGAATCTTTGTCTCAGGTGGCTTTACGTGCCCAGCGTCTGGATCTGCCGACCGACCAGCTCAAAGTCATGGCAGAAACCTGCGTCGAACGTATTTGTGAAGTACTGGCCCAGCAACGTCCTGCGGTGGCAATCCTGGACTCGATCCAAACCCTGTACACCGAAACCCTGCAATCTGCACCAGGTGGTGTCTCACAAATTCGTGAATCAGCGGCCTTGTTGACCCGTTTTGCCAAAAATAGTGGCACGTCTTTGTTTCTGGTCGGTCATGTAACCAAAGAAGGCGCACTGGCTGGCCCACGTGTACTGGAACATATGGTGGACTGTGTGCTGTATTTTGAAGGCCAGTCGGATTCACGTTACCGGATGATCCGAGCGGTCAAAAACCGTTTTGGTGCGGTCAATGAGCTCGGTGTGTTCGGCATGACCGATAAAGGTCTGCGCGAAGTTTCCAATCCTTCAGCCATCTTTTTAAGCCGTTATGATGAAGCGATTCCCGGTTCGATTGTAATGATCAGCCGCGAAGGTACGCGCCCGCTACTGGTTGAGGTTCAGGCACTGGTCGATGATGCACATGGCCAACCAAGACGCGTAGCGCTTGGTTTGGATCAGAACCGTCTAAATATGCTCCTTGCAGTCATGCATCGGCATGGTGGTGTGCAAACCTCCGGCCAGGATGTTTATGTCAATATTGTCGGTGGATTGAAAATTACCGAAACAGGTTCGGATCTGGCGGTACTTCTCGCCTGCGCTTCCAGCATTCGTGGCAAAGCCTTACCGCAACAGCTGGCGGTTTTTGGGGAAGTCGGACTGTCTGGAGAGATTCGCCCTGTGCCGAACGGTCAGGAACGGCTGAAAGAAGCGATTAAACATGGTTTTAAATACATTATTGTCCCTCGCGGCAATGCACCGCAAAAATCCATCGAGGGCGTGCAAATTATTGCAGTTGCGCGTTTACATGAAGCCTTGAGCGAGGCAATGGCGCTGAGTGATGAACTCAATTAA
- a CDS encoding alanine/glycine:cation symporter family protein — MQNLQSLMETLSGWVWGPYMLVLIVGTGIFLTFRLLFWQFRMLPLAFKQVFGKHPDHSGDISQFASLMTALSATIGTGNIAGVATACVLGGPGAVFWMWMTALFGMATKYGEGVLAVKYRVKNEKGEMSGGPMYYIERGLKWKWLALIFALFGTLASFGIGSSVQSNTVALAVQNSLGIETWMTGIIITAFSALVILGGIKSISRAASLIVPIMAIGYVAGGLIIIFNNLELVVPALKIIFTYAFTGEAAVGGAIGAAIRYGVARGVFSNEAGMGSAPIAAAAAKTDHPARQGLVSMTGTFIDTIIVCSITGIVLVMGYIMTGNSFGDQTGAVLTIGVFDKLLPGIGGWVVTFGIIFFAYSTILGWSYYGEKCTSYLLGEKFVLPYRIIYIASVFIGCIATLDLVWLFADTFNGLMAVPNLIALLLLSGVIAKESKDFIARRKSGELY, encoded by the coding sequence ATGCAAAATTTACAAAGTTTAATGGAAACTTTAAGCGGCTGGGTCTGGGGCCCTTATATGCTGGTACTGATTGTCGGTACCGGGATCTTCCTCACCTTCCGTTTATTGTTCTGGCAGTTCCGCATGTTGCCCCTAGCCTTCAAACAGGTCTTTGGCAAGCACCCTGACCATTCAGGGGACATTTCCCAATTCGCTTCACTCATGACCGCACTCTCTGCCACGATTGGTACCGGTAACATTGCCGGCGTAGCCACTGCCTGTGTCCTCGGTGGTCCGGGCGCCGTGTTCTGGATGTGGATGACTGCCCTGTTTGGTATGGCAACCAAATATGGCGAAGGTGTTCTGGCAGTCAAATACCGAGTCAAAAATGAGAAAGGTGAAATGTCCGGTGGTCCGATGTACTACATCGAGCGGGGTCTGAAATGGAAATGGCTGGCGCTGATTTTTGCCTTGTTCGGAACTCTGGCTTCTTTTGGGATCGGCAGCTCCGTACAGTCCAATACCGTAGCATTGGCAGTGCAAAACAGCTTGGGCATCGAAACCTGGATGACCGGTATTATTATTACTGCCTTTTCGGCACTGGTGATTTTGGGCGGGATTAAATCGATTTCCAGAGCAGCGTCACTGATTGTTCCTATTATGGCTATAGGCTATGTGGCAGGGGGATTAATTATCATTTTTAATAATCTTGAACTGGTCGTTCCTGCGCTTAAAATCATCTTCACCTATGCCTTTACTGGAGAAGCCGCAGTGGGCGGTGCAATTGGTGCGGCGATTCGTTATGGTGTGGCACGTGGTGTATTCTCCAACGAAGCCGGCATGGGTTCTGCGCCGATTGCTGCTGCAGCGGCAAAAACCGATCATCCAGCCCGTCAAGGTCTGGTGTCTATGACCGGTACCTTCATTGATACCATTATTGTCTGTTCAATTACTGGTATTGTTCTGGTGATGGGTTATATCATGACCGGTAATTCATTCGGAGATCAAACCGGTGCGGTACTGACTATCGGTGTATTCGACAAGCTGCTACCTGGTATTGGCGGCTGGGTGGTGACTTTCGGGATCATTTTCTTCGCTTATTCCACCATTTTGGGCTGGAGCTACTATGGCGAAAAATGTACCAGCTATTTACTTGGCGAAAAATTCGTTTTGCCCTATCGCATTATTTATATTGCCTCAGTGTTTATCGGCTGTATTGCAACACTGGATCTGGTCTGGCTATTCGCCGATACATTTAACGGCCTGATGGCGGTTCCGAACTTAATCGCATTATTATTACTGTCTGGCGTCATTGCCAAAGAATCGAAAGACTTCATTGCAAGACGTAAATCTGGTGAACTTTATTAA